A portion of the Streptomyces sp. NBC_01335 genome contains these proteins:
- a CDS encoding non-ribosomal peptide synthetase, with product MTTDTTGTTDPDDVQPLIAVTGMACRFPGADSPAEYWNLLREGAAPLEEVPREELLGSGRPREIVDAPSYVPWRKPFSDPSLFDAEFFGLTPAEAAATDPQQRILLQTAVHALEDAGLDPAAPPAGVGVYLGMNHSDYLLSNVLGHPEVIRGLGWHRVLMGNDRGFTATSLSYRLGLTGPSIAVDCACSSSLAAVHQACRALLNYDTDVALAGGSAIRPHDVGYMYTEGGIASPDGLCRPFSAQAAGTVFASGAGLVVLRRLEDALADGDRVLAVIRASDMNNDGAAKSGYTAPSLRGQEAVIASTHRLAGITADEVSYVEAHGTGTPLGDPIEVEALTRAFRQSTDRIGFCAIGSTKSNIGHLDSAAGIAGLIKVVLSLRHRTLPASPGAEETNPHIDFVSSPFRVNHALRTWSAPGPLIAGVSAFGVGGTNVHLLVEEPPETPEAPRPAVPDTLVLPFSARSPEALDRLEVLLRGRLAGLSAHAVADVGSALVRSRSGHPLRRALLWRSSGTCVTLPGTDRDTTPRPPAFLLRNTSEQPFGQKYLDALVAGRPAFRETARRLVGPWAAGRGTTADRALESLVEDAPALLTDSVVALGCAAVWAEHGVTPGAVLADHRSWLAAAVLTGVFSEEDASGVLAGRATTRPLGDMLRNAARPAAVAWYDPDGSEWCSPGVRPDLAAVSAGSPATPGRRRLPPKISAVVCLPTGPGSGAVLPAVFGDAVAVVFPGLPPHEALAAGLGHAWALGLGGEAAAFAATSAGGCAELPGYPFERRRHWLDPVSPVSVPYSGSGSVRPEEDPEDLEESAREIFRAALGVTEVSARDSLFDLGGDSLLATRVVAEARSRWRRPIPVGSFLSDPSPASLARLAGDHERVNDAPAVRHQGGIRLPVTSLQERFLFLSEVEGAAEAYNVPVLADLRGSLDADALREALRDVLRRHESLRAVFHTSARGTTQEILADVAVDLPVVDVADEAELRREITRMSDRTISLDVPPLLRSALLRTAPDRHVLVLVVHHIVADAFSTGLLLRDLYACYAGRTGSACPVLPPVEGLLAAHVRAEEEWLASSEADRQLGFWLAELNDRPEPLELPGDRPRQAGRHRGDTVAFTASAEVSRRVTDLASRTRSTPFSVVLAVFAVLLSRVGGRDEFLVGVPVSGRHRPHARDLVGNFVNTLPLRISVDRTRPFADLHGALARRVVAALDHQDLPFEVLSRKLREEGGPEQPPLLDVLFNMLSPDASVPDPPDGLRALPVPFERGTSPYELSLDWWFGRDGTLAGRFVFDTQRFDRATVVAWQESFVHALDTLTRAPNGTIACASVEPPEAAAEVSALLSGPVVPVPAMPVHAVFARQAARTPDRLAVHDGRSSLTYGRLSALSAAVAARLTELGVTHGESVGIAMERGVPLIAGLLGALRAGATAVPFDLTLPRKRLATIAEDCRPRFVLCADAKDAEFAPFARAVSLPAVDGAAADGPTGPVPGDSVDLGAGAYLTYTSGTTGRPKGIHFPHRALANLIHWETSGHTSALRWMQLASFGFDAAFHETFAALCSGGSLFVADEATKHDHDLFAGFVREHGVEKAIVPVSLLHALAARFARDVGPFASLREVASTGEQLRVSESLIDFFERLDGCALINNYGPAETHVVTSYRFTGPPRAWPRHAPIGSPVQNVVLEIQDDRGRAVPRGAVGELAIGGDCVATGYLGRPDLTAERFRTDGGARSYRSGDRARLSSLGHIDFVGRADQQIKIRGYRVEPGEVEVAVRRDPDVRDVALVASGPDGDRRLDAYLVAAPAAQDLAGRLRRRLREDLPAAMVPSSFTVVDALPVNGNGKVDPTRLPAPGAGPASRSGHAAPEDRATTDVLAVFRQVLGRPELDADEDFFDAGGHSLLATRLMHVLRERTGVRLGIPELYRWGTAAELARLVAERGPSADAAEEELPPSGPPVALPPGLRPLVRASSEFQKTFVFAASRPLDPARVRAAAAAVLARHPALRLFFPDMRRKGGAYGERPVLAEPGAVPVRVGASRGTGTAAANSLHDEAQGTPIDPAREPLVRLTVSGNLLAVTVHLLVLDGRGMLTLCHEIAEACRADSPPVSEDPRPAEVDDGFLRYLSWRHALGDGPRAREAARVWHEILPAEAGDRPHVGPLADRLSWAPTGRLHDALRSLCSDLRVTPFVVHLTAFAMALAKADGREDVCPAVPLDGRCHSDLDRSVGGFANTVPVPLSIPVDGFPASVLTTVRDAFDRIRELRTVPFADLAADDPALRAFGDLPVVFNYARDDGNRPDGLRGVGPDPLAPRLRVHFTVVDAGKSFRVSLKYARGASEVQDAQLLDHYRQALYTLAFSAGPGAGAAGAEERDGSVMERI from the coding sequence ATGACCACCGACACCACCGGCACCACCGACCCGGACGACGTACAGCCTCTGATCGCCGTCACCGGAATGGCCTGCCGCTTCCCCGGGGCGGACTCACCGGCGGAGTACTGGAATCTGCTGCGCGAGGGCGCCGCGCCCCTGGAAGAGGTCCCCCGGGAGGAACTGCTCGGTTCCGGGCGCCCGCGCGAGATCGTCGACGCGCCGTCGTACGTACCGTGGCGCAAGCCGTTCTCCGATCCCAGCCTGTTCGACGCCGAGTTCTTCGGCCTCACTCCGGCCGAGGCGGCGGCCACCGATCCCCAGCAGCGCATCCTGCTGCAGACCGCCGTGCACGCCCTGGAGGACGCCGGCCTGGACCCCGCCGCTCCGCCCGCCGGTGTCGGTGTGTACCTCGGCATGAATCACTCGGACTACCTGCTGAGCAACGTGCTCGGCCACCCGGAGGTGATCCGCGGGCTCGGCTGGCACCGCGTCCTGATGGGCAACGACCGGGGCTTCACCGCGACGTCCCTGTCCTACCGGCTCGGGCTGACCGGACCGAGCATCGCCGTGGACTGCGCCTGCTCCTCCAGCCTGGCCGCGGTGCATCAGGCGTGCCGTGCCCTGCTGAACTACGACACCGACGTGGCGCTGGCCGGTGGCTCGGCCATCCGGCCGCACGACGTGGGGTACATGTACACGGAAGGGGGCATCGCTTCCCCGGACGGCCTCTGCCGCCCCTTCTCGGCGCAGGCCGCGGGCACCGTCTTCGCGAGCGGGGCGGGTCTCGTGGTGCTCCGGCGTCTGGAAGACGCGCTGGCCGACGGCGACCGGGTCCTCGCCGTCATCCGCGCCAGCGACATGAACAACGACGGCGCGGCCAAGAGCGGTTACACCGCGCCGAGCCTCCGCGGGCAGGAGGCGGTGATCGCCTCGACGCACCGCCTGGCGGGCATCACGGCGGACGAGGTCTCCTACGTGGAGGCTCACGGCACGGGTACGCCGCTGGGTGACCCCATCGAGGTCGAGGCGCTGACACGCGCGTTCCGGCAGAGCACCGACAGGATCGGGTTCTGCGCCATCGGCTCGACGAAGTCCAACATCGGCCATCTCGACTCCGCTGCGGGGATCGCCGGATTGATCAAGGTCGTGCTCTCGCTCCGGCACCGGACGCTGCCCGCGTCGCCCGGTGCCGAGGAGACGAATCCGCACATCGACTTCGTCTCCTCGCCGTTCCGGGTCAACCACGCCCTGCGCACATGGTCCGCGCCCGGCCCACTGATCGCCGGAGTCAGCGCCTTCGGGGTGGGCGGCACAAACGTGCACCTCCTCGTCGAAGAGCCTCCCGAAACCCCCGAGGCCCCGCGGCCCGCCGTTCCGGACACGCTGGTACTGCCGTTCTCCGCCCGGTCGCCCGAAGCGCTCGACAGGCTGGAGGTCCTCCTGCGCGGCCGACTCGCCGGGCTGTCCGCGCACGCGGTGGCGGACGTCGGGTCGGCGCTGGTGCGGTCCCGGTCCGGACACCCGCTGCGCCGCGCGCTGCTGTGGCGTTCCTCCGGCACGTGCGTGACACTGCCCGGCACCGACCGGGACACCACGCCACGACCGCCCGCGTTCCTGCTCCGGAACACCTCGGAACAGCCCTTCGGGCAGAAGTACCTCGACGCCCTCGTCGCCGGCCGGCCGGCCTTCCGCGAAACCGCGCGACGGCTCGTCGGCCCGTGGGCCGCCGGACGGGGCACGACGGCCGACCGTGCGCTGGAGTCGCTGGTGGAGGACGCCCCGGCGCTCCTCACGGACTCCGTCGTGGCTCTCGGTTGCGCGGCCGTCTGGGCCGAGCACGGCGTCACGCCCGGCGCCGTCCTGGCGGACCACCGGTCCTGGCTCGCCGCAGCCGTGCTCACCGGGGTGTTCTCCGAGGAGGACGCCTCCGGTGTGCTGGCCGGCCGGGCCACCACCCGGCCGCTCGGCGACATGCTGCGGAACGCGGCCCGCCCGGCGGCTGTCGCGTGGTACGACCCCGACGGGTCCGAGTGGTGCTCGCCCGGCGTCCGCCCGGACCTGGCAGCTGTTTCGGCGGGCTCTCCCGCCACCCCCGGCCGCCGCAGGCTCCCGCCGAAGATTTCCGCCGTCGTGTGCTTGCCGACCGGTCCCGGGTCCGGCGCCGTCCTCCCTGCGGTCTTCGGCGACGCGGTCGCCGTCGTGTTTCCCGGGCTGCCGCCCCATGAGGCCCTGGCGGCCGGGTTGGGCCACGCGTGGGCGCTGGGTCTGGGAGGGGAGGCGGCGGCCTTCGCCGCCACGAGCGCCGGCGGCTGCGCCGAGTTGCCCGGCTACCCGTTCGAGCGGCGGCGCCACTGGCTGGACCCTGTCTCGCCGGTGTCCGTCCCGTACTCCGGATCCGGCTCGGTCCGGCCCGAAGAGGACCCCGAAGATCTGGAGGAATCGGCCCGCGAGATCTTCCGTGCCGCTCTCGGAGTCACCGAAGTGTCGGCGCGGGACAGTCTCTTCGACCTGGGCGGCGACTCTCTGCTCGCCACCCGCGTCGTCGCGGAGGCGCGGTCCCGCTGGCGTCGGCCCATACCCGTCGGCTCGTTCCTGAGCGATCCGTCACCGGCCTCGCTGGCGCGGCTCGCAGGAGACCACGAGCGGGTGAACGACGCACCGGCCGTCCGGCACCAGGGGGGAATCCGCCTTCCGGTCACCAGCCTCCAGGAGCGGTTCCTCTTCCTGAGCGAGGTCGAGGGCGCCGCCGAGGCGTACAACGTGCCCGTGCTCGCCGATCTGCGCGGCTCCCTCGACGCCGATGCGCTGCGTGAGGCCCTGCGGGACGTCCTGCGGAGGCACGAAAGTCTGCGCGCGGTCTTCCACACGTCGGCCCGGGGAACGACGCAGGAGATCCTGGCCGACGTGGCCGTCGATCTACCGGTCGTGGACGTCGCGGACGAGGCGGAACTGCGCCGCGAGATCACCCGCATGAGCGATCGCACCATCTCGCTCGACGTGCCCCCGCTGCTGCGGAGCGCGCTGCTGCGGACGGCGCCCGACCGTCACGTGCTCGTCCTCGTCGTCCACCACATCGTCGCGGACGCCTTCTCCACCGGCCTGCTGCTCCGGGACCTCTACGCCTGCTACGCGGGACGCACGGGATCCGCGTGCCCGGTCCTTCCACCGGTCGAAGGACTTTTGGCGGCGCACGTGCGAGCGGAGGAGGAGTGGCTCGCCTCCTCGGAGGCTGATCGACAACTCGGTTTCTGGCTGGCCGAGTTGAATGACCGTCCGGAACCTCTCGAGCTCCCGGGCGACCGGCCTCGGCAGGCAGGCCGCCATCGTGGTGACACCGTCGCGTTCACGGCGTCCGCCGAGGTCTCCCGGCGGGTCACCGACCTCGCCAGTCGCACACGGTCGACCCCGTTCTCCGTCGTCCTCGCGGTGTTCGCCGTCCTGCTCTCCCGGGTCGGCGGACGCGACGAGTTCCTGGTGGGCGTCCCGGTGTCCGGACGTCACCGGCCGCACGCCCGCGATCTCGTGGGCAATTTCGTCAACACCCTGCCGCTGAGGATCTCCGTCGACCGGACGCGGCCCTTCGCCGACCTGCACGGGGCACTGGCCCGCCGGGTCGTCGCCGCGCTGGACCACCAGGACCTGCCGTTCGAGGTCCTCTCCCGGAAGCTGCGGGAGGAGGGCGGGCCGGAGCAGCCTCCCCTGCTCGACGTCCTGTTCAACATGCTGAGCCCGGACGCCAGCGTTCCTGACCCACCGGACGGGCTCCGCGCGCTCCCCGTACCGTTCGAGCGCGGCACCAGCCCGTACGAGCTCTCGCTCGACTGGTGGTTCGGCCGCGACGGGACCCTGGCCGGCCGGTTCGTGTTCGACACCCAGCGGTTCGACCGTGCGACGGTCGTCGCTTGGCAGGAGTCGTTCGTCCACGCGCTCGACACCCTGACCCGGGCGCCGAACGGGACGATCGCGTGCGCCTCGGTCGAGCCGCCGGAGGCCGCGGCCGAGGTCTCCGCCCTGCTGTCCGGTCCCGTCGTGCCCGTCCCCGCGATGCCCGTCCACGCCGTATTCGCCCGGCAGGCCGCCCGGACGCCCGACCGGCTCGCGGTGCACGACGGCCGTTCCTCCCTCACCTACGGTCGGCTGAGCGCGCTGTCGGCAGCCGTCGCCGCCCGGCTGACCGAACTCGGTGTGACCCACGGGGAGAGCGTCGGCATCGCCATGGAACGCGGAGTTCCGTTGATCGCGGGGCTCCTGGGGGCATTGCGGGCGGGGGCGACGGCCGTTCCGTTCGACCTGACCCTGCCGCGGAAACGGCTCGCCACGATCGCGGAGGACTGCCGTCCGCGTTTCGTACTGTGCGCCGACGCGAAGGACGCGGAGTTCGCGCCCTTCGCACGGGCCGTATCGCTCCCCGCCGTCGATGGAGCGGCCGCGGACGGACCCACCGGTCCTGTTCCCGGAGACTCCGTGGACCTCGGTGCCGGCGCCTATCTGACGTACACGAGCGGCACGACGGGGCGGCCGAAGGGCATCCACTTCCCGCACCGGGCCCTCGCCAACCTCATCCACTGGGAGACTTCGGGTCACACTTCGGCGCTGCGGTGGATGCAACTGGCGTCCTTCGGTTTCGACGCCGCGTTCCACGAGACGTTCGCCGCGCTGTGTTCGGGGGGCTCGCTGTTCGTCGCGGACGAGGCGACCAAGCACGACCACGACCTGTTCGCGGGTTTCGTGCGCGAGCACGGTGTCGAGAAGGCCATCGTCCCGGTGTCGCTCCTGCACGCCCTGGCCGCTCGCTTCGCCCGGGACGTCGGCCCGTTCGCCTCCCTTCGGGAAGTGGCCTCCACCGGCGAGCAGCTCCGCGTCAGCGAGTCGCTGATCGACTTCTTCGAGCGCCTGGACGGCTGCGCGCTGATCAACAACTACGGGCCCGCGGAGACCCATGTGGTGACCTCCTACCGCTTCACCGGTCCGCCGCGCGCATGGCCCCGGCACGCCCCCATCGGCTCGCCCGTCCAGAACGTCGTCCTGGAGATCCAGGACGACCGGGGCCGCGCCGTACCGCGTGGCGCCGTGGGCGAACTGGCGATCGGCGGCGACTGCGTGGCCACCGGTTATCTGGGCCGCCCGGACCTGACCGCGGAACGCTTCCGCACCGACGGCGGTGCGCGCAGCTACCGCAGTGGTGACCGGGCGCGGCTTTCGAGCCTCGGACACATCGATTTCGTCGGCCGCGCGGACCAGCAGATCAAGATCCGCGGCTACCGCGTGGAGCCCGGAGAGGTCGAGGTCGCTGTCCGGCGCGACCCCGACGTTCGGGACGTGGCGCTCGTGGCGAGCGGGCCGGACGGCGACCGGAGGCTCGACGCCTATCTGGTGGCGGCGCCCGCCGCACAGGACTTGGCCGGGCGACTGCGCCGCAGGCTGCGCGAGGATCTGCCCGCTGCCATGGTCCCGTCCTCGTTCACCGTCGTCGACGCCCTGCCGGTCAACGGCAACGGGAAGGTGGATCCGACCCGGCTGCCCGCGCCCGGCGCCGGCCCCGCGTCCCGGAGCGGTCACGCCGCGCCGGAGGACCGGGCGACCACCGACGTCCTCGCCGTGTTCCGGCAGGTACTCGGACGGCCGGAGCTGGATGCCGACGAGGACTTCTTCGACGCCGGCGGCCACTCGCTGCTGGCGACCCGGCTGATGCACGTCCTGCGTGAGCGGACCGGAGTGCGGCTCGGGATACCGGAGCTGTACCGGTGGGGAACCGCGGCGGAGCTGGCCCGGCTCGTTGCTGAGCGGGGTCCGTCGGCGGACGCGGCCGAGGAGGAGCTCCCCCCGTCCGGACCGCCGGTCGCGCTGCCGCCCGGTCTCCGGCCTCTCGTACGGGCGTCCTCGGAGTTCCAGAAGACATTCGTGTTCGCCGCCTCCCGTCCGCTCGATCCCGCCCGGGTGCGTGCCGCGGCCGCCGCGGTGCTCGCACGCCACCCCGCTCTGCGGCTGTTCTTCCCGGACATGCGCCGCAAGGGCGGCGCCTACGGGGAAAGGCCCGTCCTCGCCGAGCCCGGTGCCGTGCCTGTTCGCGTAGGCGCGTCCCGCGGGACGGGAACGGCCGCCGCGAACAGCCTCCACGACGAAGCGCAGGGCACCCCCATCGACCCCGCGCGCGAACCGCTCGTCCGTCTGACGGTGAGCGGGAACCTCCTGGCCGTCACCGTCCATCTGCTGGTGCTCGACGGGCGCGGGATGCTGACGCTGTGCCACGAGATCGCCGAGGCGTGCCGAGCGGACTCCCCACCGGTGTCCGAGGACCCACGTCCGGCCGAGGTCGACGACGGCTTTCTGCGGTACCTGTCGTGGCGTCACGCGCTGGGCGACGGCCCCCGCGCGCGGGAAGCCGCCCGCGTCTGGCACGAAATCCTGCCGGCCGAAGCCGGTGACCGGCCGCACGTCGGCCCGCTCGCGGACCGCCTGAGCTGGGCTCCGACCGGCAGGTTGCACGACGCGCTGCGCTCCCTCTGCTCGGACCTGCGCGTCACCCCCTTCGTCGTCCATCTGACGGCCTTCGCGATGGCCCTGGCGAAAGCCGACGGCCGTGAGGACGTCTGCCCCGCGGTTCCGCTCGACGGACGGTGCCACTCCGATCTCGACCGTTCGGTCGGCGGCTTCGCCAACACGGTCCCGGTGCCCCTGTCGATACCCGTCGACGGGTTTCCGGCTTCGGTGCTCACCACCGTGCGCGACGCTTTCGACCGGATCCGGGAACTGCGGACCGTGCCCTTCGCGGACCTCGCCGCGGACGACCCGGCACTCCGGGCGTTCGGCGACCTGCCCGTGGTGTTCAACTACGCCCGGGACGACGGCAACCGGCCGGATGGTCTGCGTGGTGTCGGTCCCGACCCCCTCGCACCCCGCCTGCGTGTCCACTTCACGGTCGTGGACGCGGGGAAGTCGTTCCGGGTCTCGCTCAAGTACGCGCGGGGGGCGTCCGAGGTCCAGGACGCGCAGCTGCTGGACCACTACCGACAAGCCCTCTACACCCTCGCCTTCTCCGCCGGCCCCGGAGCGGGTGCGGCCGGGGCGGAAGAGCGGGACGGCTCAGTCATGGAGCGCATATGA
- a CDS encoding non-ribosomal peptide synthetase: MKVTRLLEDLSARGVRIGLRGDKLTVSAADGELTPETTDTIRHHRTEILRFLREHQQDEARRDVRMERVDRSAPIPASYAQHRLWLVEQTATDLPVYNMYFVNELRGELDVEALRGAVDDVVRRHEALRTSLVETDTGLEQRIDARCPAAFTTHEVSGPEAAQALVRSLVTTRFDLSAAPLIRFDLIRTGPRRWTFVVTQHHVISDGWSANLLKREISELYAARTEGRAADLPELPVQYADYAVWERSWLGGELARNQTEYWRAALAGLPPALDLAPARSREAVQSYQGEGFDFHYGAETLDRVRVLCEDTGSTLYSALMAAYAFLLSRMTRQNDLAVGSPLANRPYPVLENTFGLFFNSITIRSRVDESLTVREYLARTRQTAFEAFAHQDLPFDQVVRAVSPERSSSHSPIFQTIFILQSYPAVELDLAGVETRTVVPPIYSAQYDVMFKLRAVDDGLAGIMIYNRTLLDETDARRFAGWFEDVVRLFAESPDTPLGELALLEPASVRATEEWNAAQKCPVPETTLDTLIRRRLAEAPGAAALTFRGTTVPRGELAARAARVAAALRASGLLPGQRVGLLLPRTPDLVAVLLGLMEAGLVYVPLSGTHPADRTDGILESAGCAAVVLGAPYEDRVSGFTGLRLLVGDLVSAAAPPQAPVARAAAGGSAYVIFTSGSTGRPKGVEVTHRNLSNLVTALDAVLGVDDAAVWLSVTDVTFDIAVVELLWTLSRGLPVVLAETTETLLNVPVTGDMREPEGIPELISREGVTAMQATPTLVREVLRLPGAEAALGRLDLLMVGGEALDTVLAARLKNAGIPRVLNMYGPTETTVWSTSWEVPPAPDRVLVGRPLANTTAHVVDSALRPVPVGMYGELLLGGAGVTRGYAGLPGLTREAFVELPGLPGAGRLYRTGDVARLLADGSLQLAGRVDHQVKINGYRIELEEVEHALNSLDGVTASAVTVQRRGDRDVLVAHYVPEARPVPLEPAKLRGALAALLPDQMLPAAFVPLSSLPTTAGGKTDRRALRPVVFEVDPPPAAAVTTELEERLLGVWREVLRDDTVGPGDDFFRSGGTSILMARLLQEVRGRITPSARIVDLFRHPTVRGYAACLEGAPETDRTRPVPDGATDARRVAQARRRQQVARKRRERSEHKRP; the protein is encoded by the coding sequence GTGAAGGTCACCCGCCTGCTCGAAGACCTGTCGGCCCGGGGTGTCCGGATCGGTCTGCGGGGCGACAAGCTGACCGTCTCCGCGGCGGACGGCGAGCTGACCCCGGAGACGACCGACACCATCCGGCACCATCGCACGGAGATCCTGCGCTTCCTGCGCGAGCACCAGCAGGACGAGGCCCGCCGCGACGTCCGCATGGAGCGGGTCGACCGCTCGGCTCCGATTCCCGCCTCGTACGCCCAGCACCGGCTCTGGCTGGTGGAACAGACGGCCACCGATCTTCCCGTCTACAACATGTACTTCGTCAACGAACTGCGCGGTGAGCTCGACGTCGAGGCGCTGCGGGGAGCGGTCGACGACGTGGTCCGGCGCCACGAGGCGCTGCGGACCTCTCTCGTCGAGACGGACACGGGCCTGGAGCAGAGGATCGACGCGCGCTGTCCCGCCGCGTTCACCACCCACGAGGTGTCCGGCCCCGAGGCGGCGCAGGCGTTGGTCCGCTCGCTCGTGACCACGCGCTTCGACCTCTCCGCCGCACCTCTGATCCGCTTCGATCTGATCCGTACCGGGCCCCGGCGGTGGACCTTCGTGGTGACGCAGCACCACGTCATATCCGATGGCTGGTCCGCCAACCTGCTCAAGCGGGAGATCTCCGAGCTGTACGCCGCGCGTACGGAGGGGCGGGCGGCAGATCTGCCCGAACTCCCTGTCCAGTACGCCGACTACGCGGTCTGGGAGCGGAGCTGGCTGGGCGGCGAGCTGGCACGGAACCAGACGGAGTACTGGCGTGCCGCGCTCGCCGGTCTGCCCCCGGCACTGGATCTCGCGCCGGCCCGCTCCCGCGAGGCCGTGCAGAGCTACCAGGGCGAGGGATTCGACTTCCACTACGGCGCCGAGACGCTCGACAGGGTGCGGGTCCTCTGCGAGGACACCGGCTCCACCCTCTACAGCGCCCTCATGGCCGCGTACGCGTTCCTGCTCTCCCGCATGACCCGGCAGAACGACCTCGCGGTGGGGAGCCCGCTGGCCAACCGTCCCTATCCCGTGCTGGAAAACACCTTCGGGCTCTTCTTCAACTCGATCACCATCCGCAGTCGCGTCGACGAATCGCTCACCGTCCGCGAGTATCTCGCCCGTACCCGGCAGACGGCGTTCGAGGCCTTCGCCCACCAGGACCTCCCGTTCGACCAGGTGGTGCGGGCGGTGTCGCCGGAGCGCAGCAGTTCCCACTCGCCGATCTTCCAGACCATCTTCATCCTGCAGAGCTACCCGGCGGTCGAACTGGACCTGGCGGGCGTCGAGACCAGGACCGTCGTGCCGCCCATCTACTCGGCCCAGTACGACGTCATGTTCAAGCTGCGGGCCGTGGACGACGGCCTCGCGGGCATCATGATCTACAACAGAACGCTCCTCGACGAGACCGACGCGCGCCGCTTCGCCGGCTGGTTCGAGGACGTCGTCCGGCTCTTCGCCGAGTCGCCGGACACCCCGCTCGGTGAACTCGCCCTCCTCGAACCGGCGAGCGTACGGGCCACCGAGGAGTGGAACGCCGCCCAGAAGTGCCCTGTTCCGGAGACCACCCTGGACACGCTGATCCGCCGACGCCTCGCCGAGGCCCCCGGTGCCGCGGCGCTGACCTTCCGGGGAACGACCGTCCCGCGTGGGGAACTCGCCGCGCGTGCCGCCCGCGTCGCCGCCGCCCTGCGTGCCTCGGGTCTGCTCCCCGGACAGCGTGTGGGACTGCTCCTGCCCCGTACGCCGGACTTGGTCGCGGTGCTGCTGGGGCTGATGGAGGCCGGCCTGGTGTACGTACCGCTCAGCGGTACCCACCCGGCCGACCGGACCGACGGGATTCTGGAGTCCGCCGGGTGCGCGGCGGTCGTGCTCGGTGCGCCTTACGAGGACAGGGTCTCCGGCTTCACCGGCCTGCGCCTGCTCGTCGGGGACCTGGTGTCCGCGGCGGCGCCCCCGCAGGCCCCCGTCGCCCGGGCGGCCGCCGGCGGGTCCGCGTACGTGATCTTCACGTCGGGATCGACCGGCCGTCCGAAGGGCGTCGAGGTCACCCACCGCAATCTGAGCAACCTGGTCACGGCACTGGACGCCGTGCTCGGGGTCGACGATGCCGCGGTATGGCTGTCCGTCACCGACGTCACCTTCGACATCGCCGTGGTCGAACTGCTGTGGACCCTCTCCCGGGGGCTGCCGGTGGTACTGGCCGAGACCACAGAAACCCTGCTCAACGTTCCCGTCACCGGGGACATGCGGGAACCGGAGGGTATTCCGGAGCTGATCTCCCGCGAGGGGGTCACCGCGATGCAGGCCACGCCCACACTCGTGCGCGAGGTCCTGCGGCTGCCGGGCGCGGAAGCGGCGCTCGGCCGCCTGGACCTCCTCATGGTCGGCGGTGAGGCCCTGGACACGGTGCTCGCCGCCCGGCTCAAGAACGCGGGGATCCCCCGGGTCCTCAACATGTACGGGCCCACGGAGACAACGGTCTGGTCCACTTCCTGGGAAGTACCGCCCGCACCGGACCGCGTGCTCGTCGGCCGACCGCTGGCCAACACCACCGCCCACGTGGTCGATTCCGCGCTGCGCCCGGTCCCGGTGGGCATGTACGGCGAACTCCTCCTCGGCGGCGCGGGAGTGACCCGGGGCTACGCGGGACTCCCGGGCCTCACCCGGGAAGCCTTCGTGGAGCTGCCCGGCCTCCCTGGCGCCGGACGCCTCTACCGCACCGGAGACGTCGCGCGCCTGCTCGCGGACGGTTCCCTCCAACTCGCCGGCCGGGTCGACCACCAGGTGAAGATCAACGGGTACCGGATCGAACTGGAGGAGGTGGAACACGCCCTCAATTCACTGGACGGCGTCACCGCGTCGGCGGTGACGGTGCAGCGACGGGGAGACCGGGACGTGCTCGTCGCCCACTACGTACCGGAGGCGAGGCCCGTGCCCCTGGAACCGGCGAAGCTGCGCGGCGCGCTCGCCGCCCTGCTGCCGGACCAGATGCTGCCTGCGGCCTTCGTCCCCCTCTCCTCATTGCCCACCACGGCCGGCGGGAAGACCGACCGCCGTGCCCTACGACCGGTGGTGTTCGAGGTGGACCCACCGCCGGCGGCCGCTGTCACCACCGAACTGGAGGAGCGGCTCCTGGGCGTGTGGCGGGAGGTACTGCGCGACGACACCGTGGGCCCCGGCGACGACTTCTTCCGCTCGGGCGGAACATCCATCCTGATGGCCCGGCTCCTTCAGGAAGTGCGCGGCCGGATCACGCCCTCGGCCCGGATCGTCGATCTGTTCCGCCACCCGACCGTCCGGGGATACGCGGCCTGCCTCGAAGGCGCGCCGGAGACGGACCGGACCCGCCCCGTCCCGGACGGGGCGACCGACGCCCGCCGCGTGGCCCAGGCACGGCGACGACAGCAAGTGGCCCGCAAACGACGTGAGCGATCGGAGCACAAGCGCCCATGA